In the Telopea speciosissima isolate NSW1024214 ecotype Mountain lineage chromosome 6, Tspe_v1, whole genome shotgun sequence genome, TTCACCGACGCCCTAGCTACTTTAGcttcaatggttgaatgcaCTCTAGATACTCAAGTTTGCCCATTCTTGGTAGATAGAAGGCATGGACCAGCATATGAAGAGTCAGTAAATGCTCTTACATCTGATGGAAGGTCGTGGTTTGCACCCATCATTGACTTCATTAGAGAAAGGAAATATCCTCTGAATTCCACAGCCAGTGAGCAGAAGAGGTTTCGAAAGCACACCACGCAGTTTGTAGTTCAAAGCGACTTGCTATAAAAGAGGTCCTACGATGGTATACAACTATTGTACGTAGACGATGACCCAAGtcatcatggaagaaatccatcagggaatcTGTGGGCTGCACATGAATGTCAGGATCCTCACCTAGAAAATCCTCagaatgggatattattggacAACCATAGAAGTTGATTGCGCGTCATTCATGTGGAGATGTCACATTGCCAGATACTTGCCAATATCACCCACATTCCTCCAACGGAGCTCCATTCGTTAAATGCTCCCTGGCCATTTTCAACATGGGGCATTGATATAATTGGGAAAGTCATGCCAAAGGCATCCAATGGACATGACTTCATCCTTGTGGCCatagactatttcaccaaattggtggaggcaCAGTCCTATGTTGTCTTGATAGCTGCAAAGATAACAAAGTTCATCAAAGAGAACCTCATATGCAGATATGGAGTGCCACATGCCCTCATATCCGATCAACGGGCACATTTCTGGGGAAAGGTTGACAAGTTCTGCACCAAGTTTGGTATTCAAAGGCATCAGTCTATGACTTATAGACCACAAACTAATGGCGCagtggaagcagccaacaagaatgtcAAAGCCATATTGCAGAAAATGGCTGATACCCATAAGGATTGGGCAGAAAAGCACCCATACGCATTATGGACCTATCGAAACTCAATTTGAACCTCTACTGGGGCAACCCCTTTTTCCTTGGTCTATGGGATGGAGGCGGTATTACTTGTAGAAATCCAAGTGCCTTCTCTAAGAGTATTGATCAAAAGCAAATTGcctgaaggagaatggatgcaagcGAATGCTGAGCTTAACCTCTTTgatgaaaagaggatgaaagctATGGATCACCGTAAGAAATACCAACTCAGGATGGCAAGGGCATTTAATAAAGGAGTTCACCCATGCAACATCAAAGAAGGAGACTTGGTACTTCGAGAACAAAGAGCACCAGTTCATAACCCAAGGGGCTAGCAGTTTGTCTCACTGACTTGGATGGAGAGGATCTAAAGGGCCttgtcaatatggaccaacttaaaaaatatttcatgtaGCCATTTGGTCTACATGAACtatgtttgacctgattccttcccaaaggatacgtaggcaacttggcatgctcaagtgcAATCACAACAGCCAGTCCCCACCAGGGACATCCCTCTAATTCTGTCATCCAGCATTTCTATTATTCAACCCTTTCTGCCAGTTCTACCACTTGGCACTTCtgtctattaaaaaaaaaaaagatctgcCATTTGGCACTCTCCCATGTGTTTCTGATAGAAGCTAACTAATCCTTGAgtctaaaaaaaaagagacctGTTCCAGTTTATTAAGGAAGCTCTTTGATTTAGTGCAGGTAACATGCGTCATCCACAGAAGGCGACCTCCCTTGATGAGATCTTGTGAAAGTGGACCCTTAACATGAATTTTGATGATCTAACTGGCCCCTTCATAGACTTTTGGTTGACATAcgttatgtcaaattctaataataacaacaaccatctggccatccttccGGTTAGCGCCGGCTTTTCAAACAAGTACTTTATCGGGAccatccttgagatgagtcGGATTGGATGCAAaagcatgtaatgcctcaatcttTTAGTCACCCAAACCAAGGCGATACaagtcttttccaaaggggtatagagcgatgctgtctcatcgttgcacatttcaaaatttgatcgcGATGTCATCTCATtgttgcacatttcaaaattcggtcgcaaTGCCGCCTCATCATTGCACCTTTCAAAATTTggttgcgatgccgtctcatcattgcacatttcaaaatttggtcgcgatgccatctcatcattgcACCTTTCagaatttggtcgcgatgccatgtCATCGTTTGGTCgcgatgtcatctcatcgtttggtcgtgatgccatctcattgtttggtcgcgatgccatctcatcgtttggtCAAGATGCCAGGGTTTGACAAAATTTTGCTCAACAAAaaatatgaatggagtaatggatcACTGAATGTCCCCTCCATTATCGGGAgcgaacaatagggattccatcaatattctaattcattctaaagttgggt is a window encoding:
- the LOC122665445 gene encoding uncharacterized protein LOC122665445, which translates into the protein MSHCQILANITHIPPTELHSLNAPWPFSTWGIDIIGKVMPKASNGHDFILVAIDYFTKLVEAQSYVVLIAAKITKFIKENLICRYGVPHALISDQRAHFWGKVDKFCTKFGIQRHQSMTYRPQTNGAVEAANKNVKAILQKMADTHKDWAEKHPYALWTYRNSI